The window AGAGGCAACATTGCGTGTTCTTTAATCATGTTTTTTTGAATTTAAACTGAAGCCGCAAAATAGACTTCTTTGCTTAAATTGACTTTTCATGAAAATAAGAGAAGGGGATTGAAGCATTTAAAATGCTCTTAAGTACTGAACATCAACCTCATGGAGTTCTGGAATGCGTTTCTTCGGACTGCTTTTGAATTCAGGCATCGGGTTTAAGCCCCGAAACCGTTAGCTTTTGAAAAGATTTGAAACCATACAAACTTCTTGTAAGCCCTTAAAAGAGTTCGATAATGCGCTTAGAGGGCGCGCTCTACAAGAAAAGTCGTCAGAAATGGCGGCTTTTTTTGTTTCAATGTGTGGAGGATAAATAGAATGAGTGGCTACTATCAATGTGTACCTTTGTTCTCAATTAGTAGAGAATTCACATAGTATAATTATTATCTTATTACGCTTGTCCATTTTGAATTTAATTCTACCCTACTCAAAAGCACTTGCAACACGAAATGAACAGTCATTGTAAAATAACTTTAACCCGTCTTTCAACTTTACATAGTTAAACTATCTTTGCCCGCAAATTCAGCGAATATGAAATTATTGGAAAACAAGACCATTCTCGTTACCGGAGGATCGCGAGGCATAGGCAAAGGAATAGCAGAGCGTATGGCAGAACAAGGAGCCAACATTGCTTTTACTTTTGTATCCAGCATAGAGAAAGCCAAATCTTTTGAAAACGAATTACAACAGAAATACAGTATCAAAGCCAAAGGATACCAGTCCAATGCAGCCGATTTTGAAGGTTCGCAAAAATTGGCAGATGAAGTAACTGCCGATTTTGGCAATATTGACGTGCTAATCAACAATGCAGGCATAACACGCGACACGCTTTTAATGCGTATGTCTGAAGAACAATGGGACGAAGTCATCAATACCAATTTGAAATCCGCATTTAATATGACCAAAGCTTGCATGAAAACTTTCATGAAAAATCGTGCAGGTTCTATTATCAATATAACTTCTATTGTAGGTATCACAGGAAATGCAGGACAAGCCAACTACGCTGCTTCCAAAGCAGGTATGATTGGTTTTACAAAGTCAGTTGCCAAAGAGCTGGGCAGCCGTAATGTAAGATGTAACGCGATTGCACCCGGATTTATTGAAACTGAAATGACAGAAGCTTTGAGTGAAGAAGTACGCAACTCTTGGACACAAACCATCCCATTGAAGCGCGGAGGAACTCCAACAGAAGTAGCCAATGCTTGTATTTTCCTTGCCTCTGACTTATCCTCTTATGTAACGGGGCAAACACTGAATGTGTGTGGCGGAATGGTAATGTGAGTCAACTAATAATGAAATAAAATGCCGTTAGATCAAGGCTCCTCAGACGATTTTGACAAAAAAGAGATGTCATTTTTTGACCACATTGACTCGCTCAGAGGTCATATTATGCGTTCTCTTGTTGTCTTAGTCATCCTTATTGCTATTTGCTTCACCTATATTGAAACTCTATTTACAAAAATCATTATTGCCCCCATAAACCCTGATTTTCTTACCTATAGGTTAATTTGTAAATTCTCGCATTACGTCTATCATAGTGACAAGTTTTGCATTGGCGAACTGAATATCAAGTTAGTGAACCTAACCATGCAAGGACAGTTTGTAGAAGCTTTCAAAATCAGCATAATTACCGCTATCGTTGTAGGCTTTCCCTATTTTTTATTTGAACTGTGGAGATTTATCAGACCGGCTTTGAAAAGTTCTGAGAAAAAAATTTCCAAAGGATTAATTGCAAGTTGTTCCCTTCTCTTCTTTTTGGGTGTATTGTTTGGATATTATATTCTATCTCCCATCAGTTTGAACTTTTTTGCTAATTTTTCTATCAACAGTCAAATTGAAAACCAGCCCACTTTCCAAAGTATTGTAAGCTTAATTAGCTTTTTAGTGATTGGAACCGGTTTAATGTTTGAACTTCCTATTCTGATGTATTTTCTGGCTAGAATCGGGTTCATTTCATCCGGTACACTAAAGAAGTTCAGAAGATATGCGTTGTTAGTAATAATCGTTGTTGCAGCCATAGTTACACCACCCGATGTCTTTAGCCAAATCATTCTTACTATCCCGATATATTTCCTGTTTGAACTTGGAATAACATTAACCAAAAACGTTGAACGAAAACAAGCTAAAAATGATGAACAATAATATATTTACCCATATTCATATTGGCTCCGACCATGCGGGGTTTAAACTTAAAGAAGAACTCAAAACATACCTTACGAGTCTTGGATATGAATATACCGATCATGGCACATACTCGGATTCCTCAACCGACTATCCGGATTATGCGCATCCGGTTGCACAAGCAGTGGAATTGAACAAAACTCATGCAGGAATTTTAATTTGTGGCTCCGGCAACGGTGTGTGTATGACTGCCAACAAACACGCCCATATCAGAGCAGCCTTGTGCTGGAACAAAGAAATAGCCGAATTGGGCAGACTCCATAACAATGCCAACATCATCTGCCTGCCTGCGCGTTATATTTCATTACAAGAAGCTCAAGAAATGACAAAAACCTTTCTGAACACTTCATTTGAAGGAGGAAGACACGAAAGAAGGGTGGAGAAAATCTAAGATTATTCAGAAACAATCGAATTTATTTTCGTATTATTGCCGCTAATTAACACGTGTTAGCAGCACTTTCAATATGACATTTGCACACAACTTTCATATCCCTGTTATGGGAATAGCATATACCATTGATACGCCATTAAAAGTGGCTCAATATGGCATTTCTTCTGTATTGTCACTTGGCGATGATATGTTGCTGGAGCGACTCAGAGAATACTATTCTCAGAAATTTAACCTTGCCTACACTCCTATCGGCAGAAATGATATTGACCACAGAGCTAAAAGAATAACCGCATATCTGGATACAGTTAATGACATTGTTCATAAAAAATTCAATGAACTAAAAAGCACCGCATTTGAGAAAGCTTCTGAGATAACAAAGTATTTTGAAATGCTACCTGATTTTTCAACTTTGAAAAGAGAATACACCAGAATGTTGAATGAAAAGGAAGCATCAATCAAACAAAACATACAAAATTGGTTAAAAGAGCACATGTTCGTTGGCTCCATTGATGTCAACATTATGACCAAATTAGACAGAACCAATTATAATTCAAAAGGAGAACCCTATCCAATCGAATTCAATGATGCACATGCAGCCGTAAGGGGTTTTGCCAATAGCAATGTACACTCGGGCTTGGTTTTATCGGCCGGGTTGAACCCAAGACTTTACAGCTATATTGCCAATTTCGATTCGTTTTTTCCAAATGCACAAGGCAAATTAGAGAAGAAAATCATTCTAAAGGTAAGTGACTATCGCTCTGCAATTGTTCAAGGTAAGATGTTAGCAAAAAAAGGTATTTGGGTGTCCGATTATCGTATTGAGTCCGGTTTGAACTGCGGTGGTCATGCCTTTGTAAGTGATGGTAACACTATGGGGGCCATTTTGGAAGAGTTTAAACAAAACAGACAAGAACTTATTGACACCACACATCAAATATTGAATGATGCGCTGCGCGCCCTTGGAAAACCCACTCTCGAAACCCCGCTTGAAATGAAAATATCTGCTCAGGGTGGTGTGGGAAATTTCACCGAACACAAGTTTCTGACCGAATACTATCAAATTGACAGTGTGGGTTGGGGTACACCGTTCTTGCTTGTTCCCGAAGTGGTCAATGTAGACAAAGAAACCTTAAACTTATTGAAAGAAGCCAAAGAGGATGATTTGTTTTTGAGTGGCATTTCTCCAATCGGTGTTCCATTCAACTCCATAAAAGGCAACTCCAAAGACATACAACGTCAGGAAAGAATCAAGAAGGGCAAACCGGGCAGCCCTTGTCCCAGCCAGTACCTTAAGTTATATAACACAGAATTTACCGAAAAACCTATTTGCGAAGCTTCAGGACAGTATCAAAAGCTTAAAATTAAAGAATTAGATTCTAAAAACATCACAGATAAGGCAGAGTATCAAAAACTGTATAATAAAATCACTGAAAAGACCTGTCTTTGCACCGGTTTGGTTAGAACTGCTTATACTGTATTAGATATAGCAAAACGCTCAGATGAAGAGGGTGTTTCTATATGTCCGGGACCTAATTTGGCATATTTCTCCAAAGAATCAACTTTAACTCAAATGGTGAGTCATATTTACGGAAAAATAAATATTCTCAACAATTCATACAGACCTAACATGTATATCAAGGAATTTGGCATGTATGTTAACTATCTCCAAAAGGAAATCGAAGAATGTCCTGCTGCCGACCTAAACGACAAAAAGATTAAATATTTTAACTCATTTAAAACTAACCTATTAAACGGGCTTGAATATTACCGGAAATCATTGCCTTTGTTCGACACTGACACTCAATGGGAAAGCGAATTAAATCAATACTTTGTTAGGTTGAATGAACTGTCAATTCCTACATCTGAGATTACGCAAGCCGTGATAAATTAACCATGACATTTCCTATCCGGTCATTGACTTTGTTTAATTCATCATCCTCTCTATTAAACACTAATTTTATTTTTGTGCAATCATGCAAAAATTACTGATTGTTATTCCGGCACGCTACGCCTCAACCCGATTTCCGGGAAAACCCCTGATAGACATTGCGGGTAAAACCATGATTCAGCGCGTATGGGAACAAGCGAGTAAAGTCAGAGGATTTGACCTCAAAGTATTGGTCGCATCAGATGATAACAGAATCATTAGTGCTGCCGAAAATTTTGGAGCAAAGGTGATAACAACTTCATCAGCGCACCCTTCCGGAACAGACAGATGTTTTGAAGCTGCCGAAAAATCAGGCTATGATTTCGACTTACTGATAAACATCCAAGGTGATGAACCGTTTATCCAACCTGAACAAATTGAAAAACTTGCACTTGGACTTTGGAAATCAAACGCAGAGATTGGTACGTTAAAACGCAAAATAGATTCACAAGAAGACATCAATAACCCCAATGTAGTCAAAGTGGTGTGTGACATCAATCATAACGCTCTCTATTTCAGCAGAAGCTCTATTCCCTATGACAGAGACAAATCCAGCAAGTCAGATTACTTTAAACATCTGGGTATTTATGCTTTTAAAAAGAAGATTATCAGCGAAATCAAGCATTTGCCAACCGGCAGTCTGGAAGAAATTGAAAAATTAGAACAATTAAGATGGTTACAAAACGGTTTTAAAATTTTGGTATTAGAAACCGACTTTCAAAGCCCTGCAATAGATAGCCCCGAGGATTTAAAATATGTTGAAATCTTTTTAAAAGACCATCCTCATTTTCAATGAGAGTGCAAGCGATATGGCTAACTTTGAAGCCCGTTATAACTTCTGATTATTTCAACTATGGGTAAGAATAAATACGTATTTGTAACGGGAGGCGTTACTTCATCATTAGGCAAAGGAATCATTGCCGCATCATTAGCTAAACTACTTCAAGCAAGAGGTTATAAAGTAACCATTCAAAAATTTGACCCATATATCAATATAGATCCGGGCACACTCAATCCTTATGAACATGGCGAATGTTTTGTTACCGAAGATGGTGCAGAAACAGACTTAGACCTTGGACACTACGAAAGATTTTTGAATGTAAACACTTCACAAGCTAACAACGTAACCACCGGCAGAATCTACCAAACAGTCATCAACAACGAGCGCAGAGGCGATTATCTTGGCAAAACAGTTCAGGTTATTCCTCATATCACTGATGAAATCAAAAGGCGAATGCGTCTTTTGGGAGAATCTGAAGAATACGACATTGTTATCACTGAGATTGGCGGAACTGTAGGAGATATTGAATCTCTGCCTTTTATTGAAGGCATCCGTCAGATGAAAATGGATGTAGGAGAAGATGATGCAATTGTTATCCATTTGACCTTAATTCCCTACTTGGCAGCAGCAGGTGAACTCAAAACAAAACCAACCCAACATAGCGTTAGATTCCTTTTGGAATCAGGAGTGCAACCCGATATTTTGGTTTGTAGAACTGAAAAACCCATTGGACAGGATATCAGAAAAAAAATTGGACTTTTTTGCAATGTAAACCAAAATGCAGTTATTGAGTCTATTGATGTACCAACAATTTATGAAGTTCCGATGATGATGTATAAAGAGAAACTTGACAAAGTGGTGTTAAGTAAACTCAAACTCAGTGGAAAAAATGAACCGGTACTTGAAGATTGGAAAGAATTCCTTTTTAAGCTTCAACACCCTCAAACAGAAATAAAAATAGCCTTGGTTGGTAAATATACTGAGTTGCCCGATGCCTATAAATCCATCAATGAAGCGATGATTCATGCAGGTGTAAGCAATGAATGCAAAGTCAACTTTCAATATATTAACTCCGAACTCTTGACCAAAGAAAACGTAGCTTCCAAATTATCCGGATATACAGGGATTCTAGTCGCTCCGGGTTTTGGACCCAGAGGAATTGAAGGAAAATTGGACGCTATCCAATATGCCAGAGAAAACAAAATACCTTTCTTTGGTATTTGTTTGGGAATGCAGTGTGCCGTTATTGAATATTCTAGAAATGTATTAGGATTTAAAGATGCACATTCTATTGAGATGAACCCAAAAACCAAACATCCTGTCATCAATTTGATGGAAGAACAAAAAAACAAATCGGACATGGGAGGAACCATGCGTTTGGGTGCTTACGAATGTAAATTAGAAAAAGGAAGTAATGCTGCCAAAGCATACGGCAAAACAATTATCTCTGAAAGACACCGACATCGTTACGAATTAAACAACAAGTTTGAAAAAGAAATTGAAGCCAAAGGACTGAAAATTACCGGTAGAAATCCACAATCCGGACTTGCAGAAATTGTTGAGTTAGAAAAACACCCTTGGTTTGTTGCCGTTCAATTCCACCCTGAACTGAAAAGTACAGTACTAAACCCTCACCCATTGTTTGTCAAGTTTGTGAAAGCTGCGTTAGAATATTCTAAAAAGTAATAACCGCCTCTTTAAAAGTCTATTGTGTATGTATAATGCACCTTTGAGACCTGTGCTCCAAGGCTTTCCAGCATACTTAACATTTTAGGATTAAAATCTCCTATCCAAGCCAATTCTGTTTCTTTG is drawn from Bacteroidota bacterium and contains these coding sequences:
- the fabG gene encoding 3-oxoacyl-[acyl-carrier-protein] reductase — encoded protein: MKLLENKTILVTGGSRGIGKGIAERMAEQGANIAFTFVSSIEKAKSFENELQQKYSIKAKGYQSNAADFEGSQKLADEVTADFGNIDVLINNAGITRDTLLMRMSEEQWDEVINTNLKSAFNMTKACMKTFMKNRAGSIINITSIVGITGNAGQANYAASKAGMIGFTKSVAKELGSRNVRCNAIAPGFIETEMTEALSEEVRNSWTQTIPLKRGGTPTEVANACIFLASDLSSYVTGQTLNVCGGMVM
- the tatC gene encoding twin-arginine translocase subunit TatC, producing MPLDQGSSDDFDKKEMSFFDHIDSLRGHIMRSLVVLVILIAICFTYIETLFTKIIIAPINPDFLTYRLICKFSHYVYHSDKFCIGELNIKLVNLTMQGQFVEAFKISIITAIVVGFPYFLFELWRFIRPALKSSEKKISKGLIASCSLLFFLGVLFGYYILSPISLNFFANFSINSQIENQPTFQSIVSLISFLVIGTGLMFELPILMYFLARIGFISSGTLKKFRRYALLVIIVVAAIVTPPDVFSQIILTIPIYFLFELGITLTKNVERKQAKNDEQ
- the rpiB gene encoding ribose 5-phosphate isomerase B; this encodes MNNNIFTHIHIGSDHAGFKLKEELKTYLTSLGYEYTDHGTYSDSSTDYPDYAHPVAQAVELNKTHAGILICGSGNGVCMTANKHAHIRAALCWNKEIAELGRLHNNANIICLPARYISLQEAQEMTKTFLNTSFEGGRHERRVEKI
- the kdsB gene encoding 3-deoxy-manno-octulosonate cytidylyltransferase; amino-acid sequence: MQKLLIVIPARYASTRFPGKPLIDIAGKTMIQRVWEQASKVRGFDLKVLVASDDNRIISAAENFGAKVITTSSAHPSGTDRCFEAAEKSGYDFDLLINIQGDEPFIQPEQIEKLALGLWKSNAEIGTLKRKIDSQEDINNPNVVKVVCDINHNALYFSRSSIPYDRDKSSKSDYFKHLGIYAFKKKIISEIKHLPTGSLEEIEKLEQLRWLQNGFKILVLETDFQSPAIDSPEDLKYVEIFLKDHPHFQ
- a CDS encoding CTP synthase, giving the protein MGKNKYVFVTGGVTSSLGKGIIAASLAKLLQARGYKVTIQKFDPYINIDPGTLNPYEHGECFVTEDGAETDLDLGHYERFLNVNTSQANNVTTGRIYQTVINNERRGDYLGKTVQVIPHITDEIKRRMRLLGESEEYDIVITEIGGTVGDIESLPFIEGIRQMKMDVGEDDAIVIHLTLIPYLAAAGELKTKPTQHSVRFLLESGVQPDILVCRTEKPIGQDIRKKIGLFCNVNQNAVIESIDVPTIYEVPMMMYKEKLDKVVLSKLKLSGKNEPVLEDWKEFLFKLQHPQTEIKIALVGKYTELPDAYKSINEAMIHAGVSNECKVNFQYINSELLTKENVASKLSGYTGILVAPGFGPRGIEGKLDAIQYARENKIPFFGICLGMQCAVIEYSRNVLGFKDAHSIEMNPKTKHPVINLMEEQKNKSDMGGTMRLGAYECKLEKGSNAAKAYGKTIISERHRHRYELNNKFEKEIEAKGLKITGRNPQSGLAEIVELEKHPWFVAVQFHPELKSTVLNPHPLFVKFVKAALEYSKK